The Candidatus Bathyarchaeota archaeon genomic sequence GATTATGTTGATGTCCGCTTCCACCTCCTTTGCATAAGGACGGAAGGTTTGCTTTCCTCCGAAAATTTGCTTATTTTGTTCAGATTCTGCAAGAGGCGGTTTTATAAGCTCCAAAACAGGCTGAAGAACTTCTTCTTTTGCCGGTTCCGGCTTTTCAACAAACTCCTCTAGGATTTTCCTCCCAATAAATATCGGTTTATCCTTAAGAGTGTTTATTCGCTCTAACGCTTTGCTTACAAGTTCCACAGGATCTTCGGTGGTGGCTATCATGCATAAAAAGTCGAAGGCTTCTTTGTTAAGCTGGTAACCCGCAGCTATCGTTACCTCAACTGCCTTTTGAAGCCTTTGGAGAGCATTACTCATAGTTTTATTTCCCACCAGCACCTCTTTTTTGGTATTACGATGAACCCATCGTCCTGATCACCTACAGTTTCTGTTTGTCCTTGTATATGGAGGTACGCTGTTAAAGCAGCGGTTACCGCGTCTAACTCGTGAGACGTAAGTGTTCGCATTTTTATAGAACCCTTTAACCCTATTCTTTTGAATATTTCCTGTATTATGTTCCAGTCTTTTGTAGGTATACTTAAGGCCTTTCTTGTTGATGTCGGGTGCACTTCAATGGTTTTTAGGCCCTTCTCCATTATTAACTTATTCAGTCTCTCAGCGCGGAGGGTAAGGGCTTTCATGGCTGATAACCCCGGTGGAAAAACGCGGTAGCCTTTTTGAATGAGTTCTTTGTCCGCTTTTCTTAACGCTCCTTTTTTAGGGAGTTTAAGCGGAGCGTCTATTGCTACAATTACTGGTTTAACATGCAGTATTTTGTCGAGAATTTCTTTGTCCGTGTAAATTAAACAGGTTTCAACAGTTCCTTGTTTCCAAATAGCGAATCCCGTGGGGTTTTCTTCTTTGCCAGCTAAGTCTATACCGGTTATAATTTCATCTTTCAATTTTGACATTTTTCGTCTAAATTTATATAGTTTTATATTGTTTTAGATTTGCTGGTATTTGGCTTCAAAATATGGTGGTTTGAGTGGGGACTCTACGCAAACTTCAACGAACTCCAAGCGGCACTTTTTTCGTTTGTTTGCCTAAAGATTGGGCTGAGCGTTATGGACTCAGACGGGGCGCTGTCGTGGCTGTAAGCGAAACCAGTGATGGTAAACTTCTCATAGATCCTGAATATGACGTTGCGCCTTCTCCACGCACCATAACTTTAAAACCTGGACCATTTTTAAGCCGCGAAATCGTCGGAAGGTATCTGTTGGGATTTGACATTATTCGAGTAGAGGCAAAGGAAAGCATTAGCTTCGACACGCGGGAAATAGTCAAGAAAACTGTTAGCCGTTTAATTGGATTAGAGAT encodes the following:
- a CDS encoding DUF429 domain-containing protein, encoding MSKLKDEIITGIDLAGKEENPTGFAIWKQGTVETCLIYTDKEILDKILHVKPVIVAIDAPLKLPKKGALRKADKELIQKGYRVFPPGLSAMKALTLRAERLNKLIMEKGLKTIEVHPTSTRKALSIPTKDWNIIQEIFKRIGLKGSIKMRTLTSHELDAVTAALTAYLHIQGQTETVGDQDDGFIVIPKKRCWWEIKL